In Francisella hispaniensis FSC454, a genomic segment contains:
- the hemF gene encoding oxygen-dependent coproporphyrinogen oxidase → MQEKISKFEDFLTQLQQNITTALEQYETNAAKFISDRWQKPDTLEQKLKGYGNSMIIEGGEIFEKGVVAFSRVHGDQLPSSATAKRQELAGKSFIATGLSLVIHPRNPFVPTSHANFRIFIAGADTDNLIWWFGGGFDLTPYYPFEEDAIHWHQTAKNICDKHDKTYYPRFKKWCDEYFYLKHRDECRGVGGLFFDDLNDKSFDECFNFVTDCANSYLDAYIPIVKQRKNIQYSQKHKDFQLYRRGRYVEFNLVFDRGTIFGLQSGGRTESILSSMPPMATWKYNWHPELGSEEEKVYQYIKPRDWIK, encoded by the coding sequence ATGCAAGAAAAAATTTCAAAATTTGAAGATTTTCTAACACAGCTTCAACAAAATATTACCACAGCTCTAGAGCAGTATGAAACAAATGCTGCAAAATTTATTTCTGACAGATGGCAAAAGCCAGATACTCTTGAACAAAAACTTAAAGGTTATGGCAACTCAATGATCATAGAAGGCGGAGAAATATTTGAAAAAGGTGTGGTAGCTTTCTCTAGAGTTCATGGCGATCAGTTGCCGTCATCAGCTACAGCAAAAAGACAAGAATTAGCAGGAAAATCTTTTATAGCTACAGGTCTATCATTAGTTATTCATCCCCGTAATCCTTTTGTGCCAACATCCCATGCTAATTTTAGAATTTTTATTGCTGGTGCTGATACTGATAATCTAATATGGTGGTTTGGTGGTGGTTTTGATCTAACACCTTACTACCCTTTTGAAGAGGATGCAATTCACTGGCATCAAACAGCAAAAAATATTTGTGATAAGCATGATAAAACCTATTATCCTAGATTTAAAAAATGGTGCGATGAATATTTTTATCTCAAACATCGTGATGAGTGTCGCGGAGTTGGTGGTTTATTTTTTGATGATTTAAATGATAAATCTTTTGATGAATGCTTTAATTTTGTAACAGACTGCGCAAATTCTTATTTAGATGCTTATATTCCAATAGTAAAACAAAGAAAAAACATTCAATATTCACAAAAGCATAAAGATTTTCAACTTTATCGTCGTGGTAGATATGTTGAATTTAATCTAGTGTTTGATAGAGGTACGATATTTGGCTTACAAAGTGGTGGTCGAACTGAATCGATACTCTCATCAATGCCACCAATGGCAACTTGGAAATATAATTGGCATCCTGAACTGGGTTCTGAAGAAGAAAAAGTTTACCAATATATAAAACCTCGCGATTGGATTAAATAA
- a CDS encoding transposase, whose translation MQSYKDQGLPICYLDESGHALDMPRTHGYSTQGQRCYGVCNWGARGRTNVIGALIGKVLFAVGLFTSNIDTTVFTTWVKHFLLPILKTTTVIVMDNATFHKNIDMLKMIRDAGHIIEFLPPYSPDLNPIESKWSEKKAYIRKHNCSVEQCYAY comes from the coding sequence ATTCAATCTTATAAAGATCAAGGGTTACCTATATGTTATCTTGATGAATCTGGTCATGCCTTAGATATGCCCCGAACTCATGGTTACTCTACACAAGGGCAAAGATGTTATGGGGTATGCAACTGGGGAGCTAGAGGTCGAACCAATGTCATAGGTGCTTTGATTGGCAAGGTATTATTTGCTGTTGGACTATTTACAAGCAATATTGATACGACTGTGTTTACAACTTGGGTAAAACATTTCTTATTACCTATCTTAAAAACTACAACTGTTATAGTAATGGATAATGCTACATTCCATAAAAATATAGATATGTTAAAAATGATTCGTGATGCAGGGCATATTATAGAGTTTTTACCTCCATACTCACCAGATTTAAATCCAATAGAGAGTAAATGGTCTGAGAAAAAAGCATATATCAGAAAACATAATTGCTCCGTGGAACAGTGTTATGCATATTAG
- a CDS encoding YgfZ/GcvT domain-containing protein: protein MNFQYTNFKILEVSGVDTKKFLQGLTTADLNRLSSDNDILLTAFANLKGRIISLCFVKFISNEKLLLSVEQEVFDDLLAWLKKYGMFSKVSFNSNDDYALFFTKTGFLNHDVLTKDFLISEMTFEQVQKENIFNKLATINAANFEKFLPAELDLDNLDKVVCYTKGCYMGQEVIARMHYKAKLKKELAVVKSESDIDDFDLKDSQGKPLANVVNKVFVDNQCYMLVVFHKEASEQEYQLDDGKIITKC, encoded by the coding sequence ATGAATTTTCAATACACTAATTTTAAAATTTTAGAAGTAAGTGGTGTAGATACCAAAAAATTTTTGCAGGGCTTAACGACAGCTGATTTAAATCGATTATCAAGTGATAATGATATTTTATTAACAGCTTTTGCTAACTTAAAAGGACGAATTATTTCACTGTGTTTTGTTAAGTTTATATCCAATGAGAAACTACTTTTGTCAGTCGAACAAGAGGTTTTTGATGATCTACTAGCATGGCTGAAAAAGTACGGGATGTTCTCTAAAGTTTCTTTTAATTCTAATGATGATTATGCTTTGTTTTTCACAAAAACTGGATTTTTAAATCATGATGTTTTGACTAAAGATTTTCTAATTTCTGAAATGACTTTTGAGCAAGTTCAAAAAGAGAATATCTTTAATAAACTTGCAACCATAAATGCAGCTAATTTTGAGAAGTTTCTCCCTGCTGAGTTAGATTTAGATAATCTCGATAAAGTGGTTTGCTACACCAAAGGCTGCTATATGGGACAAGAAGTTATAGCTAGAATGCATTACAAAGCTAAACTAAAAAAAGAACTAGCAGTAGTTAAATCTGAGTCGGATATTGATGATTTTGATTTAAAGGATAGTCAAGGTAAACCTCTGGCTAATGTTGTTAATAAAGTATTTGTTGATAACCAATGCTATATGCTTGTTGTGTTTCATAAAGAAGCTTCTGAGCAAGAGTATCAATTAGATGATGGCAAAATTATAACTAAATGCTAA
- the rplI gene encoding 50S ribosomal protein L9, which translates to MQVILKEKVENLGVLGDIVNVKPGYARNFLIPFGKAVQATQANIKAFEAQKAELEKAEKARFEAAVAVADAIKDKVYTIAAQAGDGGKLFGSVGTAEVAEAVSSQSGKKIEKSQVRMPEGVIRSIGEFELTVHVYTDVDADIKVNVVAAEA; encoded by the coding sequence ATGCAAGTTATTTTAAAAGAAAAAGTTGAAAACCTTGGTGTATTAGGTGATATCGTAAACGTAAAACCAGGTTATGCAAGAAACTTCCTTATCCCATTTGGTAAGGCTGTACAAGCAACTCAAGCAAATATCAAAGCTTTTGAAGCACAAAAAGCTGAGCTAGAAAAAGCTGAAAAGGCTAGATTTGAAGCAGCTGTCGCTGTTGCTGATGCAATTAAAGATAAAGTCTACACTATAGCTGCTCAAGCAGGTGATGGTGGTAAGTTATTTGGTTCTGTAGGTACAGCAGAAGTTGCTGAAGCTGTTTCTAGCCAATCTGGTAAGAAAATTGAGAAAAGCCAAGTACGTATGCCTGAGGGTGTTATCAGAAGTATTGGTGAATTTGAACTTACAGTTCACGTTTATACAGATGTGGATGCAGATATTAAAGTAAATGTTGTAGCTGCTGAAGCTTAG
- the rpsF gene encoding 30S ribosomal protein S6 — MKHYEVVLMIHPDQSDQLDAMLGKYRSIIEEKGGKIHRFEDWGRRQLAYPIEKLHKAHYVLFNIECPTESLEKLQESLRYNDAILRRLVIATKEAITEPSVMMESNEKEVI; from the coding sequence ATGAAACATTATGAAGTCGTTTTAATGATTCACCCTGATCAATCAGATCAATTAGATGCAATGCTTGGCAAATACCGTAGCATAATCGAAGAAAAAGGTGGTAAAATCCACAGATTTGAAGACTGGGGACGTCGTCAATTAGCTTACCCTATCGAAAAACTTCACAAGGCACACTATGTACTATTTAATATTGAGTGTCCAACTGAATCTCTAGAAAAGCTTCAAGAATCTTTAAGATACAACGATGCTATTTTACGTCGTTTAGTTATCGCTACAAAAGAAGCTATAACAGAACCATCAGTAATGATGGAATCAAATGAGAAAGAAGTAATTTAA
- a CDS encoding GNAT family N-acetyltransferase: MRISLLDNSFFTRVVELIRLSDKDFSWSDKQILASLNKDLTLGLFEDKQLLAIAIFSKIFDTAELLYICVDISKHNKGFGFKLLKNSIYYLAQQQIKEIFLEVDINNHSAIKLYQKLNFKKISLRKNYYKKANGSQSDAIIYQLNI, translated from the coding sequence ATGCGGATTTCTCTTCTAGATAATAGCTTCTTTACTAGAGTTGTTGAGTTAATAAGACTTTCTGATAAGGATTTCAGTTGGTCAGATAAGCAGATTTTAGCGTCTTTAAATAAAGATTTAACCTTAGGGTTATTTGAGGATAAACAACTTTTAGCTATAGCTATTTTTAGCAAAATATTCGATACAGCTGAGCTTTTATATATTTGTGTTGATATATCTAAGCATAATAAAGGTTTTGGTTTTAAGCTTTTAAAAAACTCAATTTACTACCTTGCACAGCAGCAAATTAAAGAAATATTTCTAGAAGTAGATATTAATAATCATAGCGCTATCAAACTTTACCAAAAGCTTAATTTTAAGAAAATATCACTGCGTAAGAATTATTATAAAAAAGCTAATGGTAGTCAAAGTGATGCGATTATTTATCAATTAAATATATAA
- a CDS encoding IS630 transposase-related protein translates to MAYSHHFIKKVLKLKSEGMSFLILADKFNISVRSIQQWLKGNLPKGTRNKPNTKLDMNKLKQDVIDYPDSYLQERATRLVVSEFCISYNLKKLNITYKKNSNSPQSRRREARIIQE, encoded by the coding sequence ATGGCCTATTCACATCACTTTATAAAGAAGGTATTAAAGTTAAAATCAGAGGGTATGAGTTTTCTAATCTTGGCTGATAAATTTAATATAAGTGTTAGAAGTATCCAACAATGGTTAAAAGGGAATCTTCCTAAAGGCACTAGAAATAAACCTAATACAAAACTTGATATGAATAAGCTAAAACAAGACGTTATAGATTATCCTGATAGTTATTTACAAGAAAGAGCTACTAGGTTGGTCGTAAGTGAGTTTTGTATAAGCTATAACCTTAAAAAGTTAAATATTACATATAAAAAAAACTCTAATTCACCCCAAAGTAGACGAAGAGAGGCGAGAATTATTCAGGAATAA
- a CDS encoding pilus assembly protein PilF: MQISLKKIISVAFLSTILSSCMTPETPTRNSIKNNSQQQNNTSENLNPNSAEFISPEQFTVNKADYKKATAINAELAIIYSTEGYLERAKTKLIKAQDLAKQHGYDLAIVGYAAGYYYQSIGANSIAKKYYKDTLYKHPKDFEAMNFYAQYLCSQESDYAEAQKLFDKSLYTPDNDDMAQTLFLYSQCMYKQGKKDQALVYMERANRFRQDYRAAKLRLAEMYFERKDYTNCYKVIYSMKDDPAFFNNKRILDLRLKLAEYANNKNQAAEVRLILSSNNYNDEDIQKFFSAADQEDINKNA; encoded by the coding sequence ATGCAAATTAGTTTAAAAAAAATTATAAGTGTAGCGTTTTTATCGACTATCTTATCATCATGTATGACTCCAGAAACGCCTACTCGTAATTCTATTAAAAATAACTCGCAGCAGCAAAATAATACAAGTGAGAATCTTAATCCAAATAGTGCAGAATTTATCTCACCAGAACAATTTACAGTTAATAAGGCCGACTACAAAAAAGCCACAGCTATAAATGCGGAATTAGCGATTATTTATTCAACAGAGGGCTATTTAGAGAGAGCAAAAACTAAGCTTATAAAAGCACAGGATTTAGCAAAACAGCATGGTTATGACCTTGCTATTGTTGGTTATGCTGCGGGATACTATTATCAAAGTATAGGAGCAAACTCAATTGCTAAAAAGTATTATAAAGATACTTTATATAAGCACCCTAAAGATTTTGAAGCAATGAACTTTTATGCGCAATATTTATGCAGTCAAGAATCAGACTATGCTGAAGCACAAAAGCTATTTGATAAATCTTTGTATACCCCTGATAATGATGATATGGCACAAACATTATTTTTATACTCTCAATGTATGTATAAACAAGGTAAAAAGGACCAAGCGCTTGTATATATGGAGAGAGCTAATAGATTTAGACAAGATTATAGAGCTGCTAAATTAAGATTAGCAGAAATGTATTTTGAAAGAAAGGATTATACAAATTGCTATAAAGTTATCTATAGTATGAAGGATGACCCAGCATTCTTTAATAATAAGCGTATTTTAGATTTGAGATTAAAACTAGCTGAATATGCAAATAATAAAAATCAAGCTGCTGAAGTAAGACTAATTTTATCTTCTAATAACTATAATGACGAAGATATCCAAAAATTCTTTTCAGCAGCCGATCAAGAGGATATAAATAAAAATGCGTAG
- a CDS encoding pilin, translating into MLVKNKAFSVLEIVLLLVFTIIIASSIYSIYLTHKYTTRISNTMAKLKLIKTQVTTELNYGNGHIAKEKSQNGLYALTNISDKKVHDYSSSNILIKDNGEISLKLDDRYLGKGNIIMTPYVKSRAKTEDPYIVWDCLVTTNKKIAQSLMPEECVVKLVNK; encoded by the coding sequence TTGCTTGTAAAAAATAAAGCCTTTTCAGTTCTTGAAATTGTATTGCTACTAGTGTTTACGATAATTATTGCTAGTTCAATATATTCGATATACCTAACACACAAGTACACTACACGTATCTCAAACACAATGGCAAAACTAAAGCTAATAAAAACACAAGTAACTACCGAGTTGAATTACGGTAATGGTCATATTGCTAAAGAAAAGTCACAAAATGGTCTGTATGCGCTAACAAATATATCTGATAAAAAAGTTCATGATTATAGTTCTAGTAATATCCTAATTAAGGATAATGGAGAGATATCACTAAAACTTGATGATAGATATTTAGGTAAGGGCAACATAATAATGACACCATATGTTAAATCAAGAGCTAAAACAGAAGATCCATATATAGTTTGGGATTGTTTAGTAACTACCAACAAAAAAATAGCACAAAGTCTAATGCCGGAAGAATGTGTTGTCAAATTAGTCAATAAATAG
- the rpsR gene encoding 30S ribosomal protein S18: protein MSRRKVCRFTVEGVKEIDYKDVNKLKAYITETGKIVPSRVTGTSAKYQRQLATAIKRARFLALLPYCDRHFN, encoded by the coding sequence ATGAGTCGTCGTAAAGTTTGCCGTTTCACTGTAGAAGGCGTGAAAGAAATAGATTATAAAGATGTTAATAAGCTAAAAGCTTATATTACTGAAACTGGTAAAATCGTACCAAGTCGCGTAACTGGTACATCAGCTAAGTATCAAAGACAGCTAGCAACAGCTATCAAAAGAGCTAGATTCTTAGCATTACTACCATACTGTGATCGTCACTTTAATTAA
- the rlmN gene encoding 23S rRNA (adenine(2503)-C(2))-methyltransferase RlmN — MQQDKVNLLGLNQKAIEDFFISIGEKKFHARQVFKWIHKKGVIDFDAMTDLGKNLRNKLKEKTEITIPKVVFSKASKDGTHKWLIDVGGSAVETVFIPEEGRGTLCVSSQVGCTLNCSFCSTGKQGFNRNLSAAEVIAQLWIAARTLSKTAGEHDFTVTNIVMMGMGEPLMNFENVVPAMDIMMDDLAYGLSRRKVTLSTSGVVPRIYDLLEQSGVSLAVSLHAPNDMLRNEIVPINKKYNIDELLKACKLYAEKGPHKYITFEYTLMEEINDNLSDAEELVALLKSREVPAKINLIPFNPYPGTPYKKPSNNRIHRFKEFLQHNGFVTTVRKTRGDDIDAACGQLAGDVMDKTNRKQRYLKKLGDTNAN; from the coding sequence ATGCAACAAGATAAAGTTAATTTACTTGGATTAAATCAAAAAGCCATAGAAGATTTTTTCATTTCTATCGGCGAGAAAAAGTTTCATGCAAGGCAAGTTTTTAAGTGGATTCATAAAAAAGGTGTTATTGACTTTGATGCTATGACAGACCTTGGCAAAAATTTACGCAATAAACTTAAGGAAAAAACTGAAATAACTATTCCTAAAGTAGTATTTAGTAAGGCATCAAAAGATGGTACTCATAAATGGCTTATTGATGTTGGTGGTAGTGCAGTTGAGACAGTGTTTATTCCAGAAGAAGGACGTGGAACATTATGTGTATCTTCACAAGTTGGCTGTACTTTGAATTGTAGTTTTTGCTCTACTGGTAAACAAGGCTTCAATAGAAATCTATCAGCTGCTGAAGTTATCGCACAATTATGGATAGCAGCTAGAACATTATCAAAAACTGCTGGCGAACATGATTTTACAGTGACAAATATTGTTATGATGGGGATGGGTGAGCCGTTGATGAATTTTGAAAATGTTGTCCCTGCTATGGATATTATGATGGATGATTTAGCTTATGGATTATCTCGACGTAAAGTAACTCTAAGTACATCTGGTGTAGTTCCAAGAATATATGATTTATTAGAACAATCAGGAGTATCTTTGGCTGTATCTTTACATGCGCCAAATGATATGCTGCGTAATGAAATTGTGCCTATTAATAAGAAGTATAATATTGATGAGCTTCTTAAAGCATGTAAATTGTATGCCGAAAAAGGTCCGCATAAGTATATTACTTTTGAGTATACTTTAATGGAAGAGATTAATGATAATTTATCTGATGCGGAAGAATTAGTTGCGTTATTAAAATCACGTGAAGTTCCTGCTAAAATTAATCTTATCCCATTTAATCCATATCCAGGCACGCCTTATAAAAAGCCTAGCAATAATCGTATTCATAGATTTAAAGAGTTTTTGCAGCACAATGGTTTTGTCACTACAGTGAGAAAAACTCGAGGTGATGATATTGATGCTGCTTGTGGCCAGTTAGCTGGCGATGTTATGGATAAAACTAATAGAAAGCAAAGATACCTCAAGAAGCTTGGAGACACTAATGCAAATTAG
- a CDS encoding chloroquine resistance protein: protein MSFVSQIEEVFGVDIWELKPQYKIAQQNQTINDVRQQEEVITEHQNHLQLIYSNEVTSSKIINILTSAKMNLTFLKNIANSIFFNSKVSIYKSNNISSFEELEGINLNEKDLLSNNNDLLSIQNKKYILSKLYEYADFSSR from the coding sequence ATGAGCTTTGTAAGTCAGATAGAAGAAGTTTTTGGTGTAGATATTTGGGAGTTAAAACCACAATACAAAATTGCGCAACAAAATCAAACTATTAATGACGTTCGACAACAAGAAGAAGTTATAACAGAGCATCAAAATCATTTGCAACTTATATATTCAAATGAAGTTACAAGTTCTAAAATTATAAATATTCTTACATCAGCTAAAATGAATTTAACTTTTCTAAAAAATATCGCAAACAGTATATTTTTTAATTCAAAAGTTAGTATTTATAAATCAAATAATATTAGTTCTTTTGAGGAACTTGAAGGTATTAATCTCAATGAAAAAGATCTACTTAGTAATAACAATGATTTACTAAGCATTCAAAATAAAAAATATATATTGTCAAAACTATATGAATATGCGGATTTCTCTTCTAGATAA
- the dnaB gene encoding replicative DNA helicase — protein sequence MSMDYQFKAAETTYSLEAEKAILGNILLYNQNIELVEDFLLIDDFFDKRHKTIYKQIVTLNQANTPFDVLILSEYLATEGLLEEAGGEAYIIDLATNTPSISNIKTYANIVKDKAKLRSLQTSVNDIVQKIYSADSKNPDEVIDYAESRILDVAKERETLTKGPESIKSVIPKLVDRMSAIVDSGSGLTGISTGFIDLDKMTSGLQRANMGIIAARPSMGKTVLGINIAQNVAKVADKPVLVFSLEMPSEDIVTRMLASQARVEMNLLKECNRLNDAHWVKITSAMKALSEMPLYIDDTSSLTPAEMRSRARRLYNEHGGLAMILIDYLQLMKIPGYETNRTLEVSEISRSLKALAKELDIPVIALSQLNRAVDDRKDKRPMMSDLRESGAIEQDADLIMFIYRDEVYNKDKEDNKNLGEIIIGKQRNGPIGTVHVRFDGQFASFANLTNENDHILPGDIGYNE from the coding sequence ATGTCTATGGATTATCAGTTTAAAGCTGCTGAAACAACTTACTCTCTAGAAGCAGAAAAAGCTATTTTAGGGAATATATTACTATACAATCAAAATATAGAGTTGGTAGAAGATTTTCTTTTGATTGATGATTTTTTTGATAAAAGACATAAAACGATATATAAACAGATTGTTACGCTTAATCAAGCAAATACTCCATTTGATGTATTAATTTTAAGTGAGTATCTCGCAACAGAAGGTCTTCTAGAAGAAGCAGGTGGTGAAGCTTATATTATAGATTTAGCTACAAATACGCCTTCAATATCAAATATTAAGACTTATGCTAATATTGTAAAAGATAAAGCTAAACTTAGAAGTTTACAAACTAGTGTAAATGATATTGTTCAAAAGATATATTCGGCAGATTCTAAAAATCCTGATGAAGTTATTGACTATGCTGAGAGTAGAATACTTGATGTAGCTAAAGAGCGAGAAACACTTACTAAAGGTCCAGAGTCGATAAAGTCTGTAATTCCAAAACTTGTAGATAGAATGAGTGCTATAGTTGACTCCGGAAGTGGTCTGACAGGTATATCAACGGGCTTTATAGATCTTGATAAAATGACATCAGGATTACAAAGAGCAAACATGGGTATCATAGCAGCTCGACCATCTATGGGTAAAACTGTTTTAGGTATCAATATCGCTCAAAATGTTGCAAAAGTTGCTGATAAACCTGTATTAGTTTTTAGTCTTGAGATGCCATCAGAAGATATTGTAACAAGGATGTTAGCATCTCAGGCTCGAGTAGAGATGAATTTGCTTAAAGAATGTAATAGATTAAATGATGCTCATTGGGTTAAAATCACCAGCGCAATGAAAGCCTTAAGTGAAATGCCTTTATATATCGATGATACCTCAAGTTTGACTCCAGCAGAGATGCGTTCAAGAGCGCGAAGATTATATAATGAGCATGGTGGTTTAGCAATGATCTTGATAGATTACTTACAGCTTATGAAAATCCCAGGTTACGAGACTAACCGAACGCTAGAAGTCTCAGAGATCTCGCGTTCACTTAAGGCTTTAGCTAAAGAATTAGATATACCAGTTATAGCACTATCACAATTAAATAGAGCTGTTGATGACCGTAAAGATAAACGACCAATGATGTCAGACTTAAGAGAATCTGGAGCAATTGAGCAAGATGCTGACTTGATAATGTTTATTTATCGTGATGAAGTTTATAATAAAGATAAAGAAGATAATAAAAATCTAGGTGAAATAATAATCGGCAAGCAGCGTAATGGTCCTATAGGAACTGTGCATGTGCGCTTTGATGGTCAGTTTGCTAGCTTTGCTAATTTAACAAATGAAAATGATCATATTTTACCTGGTGATATAGGGTATAACGAATAA
- the rluB gene encoding 23S rRNA pseudouridine(2605) synthase RluB, whose product MRRANQNNDKNPERLQKLLAKYGIGSRRKIEEYIEQGRVKVNGKVATLGDKASEADKISFDGKALHSYGQPMTRPRVVIYHKREGEVCTSKDEKDRQTVFDSLPKLAKSRWIMVGRLDINTTGLLLFTTDGDLANRLMHPSYQIEREYAVRVFGQQLSDETINKLKEGIQLEDGMAKFNSIKFSGGEGANLWYYVTLSEGRNREVRRMFEAVGVTVSRLTRIRFGDIILPKFVSRGKTLELNPSEVNRLRKSVKLKEYSFPKKLVERLEKK is encoded by the coding sequence ATGCGTAGAGCAAATCAAAATAATGATAAAAATCCTGAAAGATTACAAAAGCTTTTAGCAAAATATGGTATTGGATCTCGAAGAAAAATAGAAGAGTATATCGAGCAAGGTAGAGTTAAGGTAAATGGTAAAGTCGCTACGTTAGGAGATAAAGCTAGTGAAGCTGACAAAATCAGTTTCGATGGTAAAGCGCTACATTCATATGGTCAGCCAATGACTAGACCACGAGTAGTGATTTATCATAAAAGAGAAGGTGAAGTTTGTACTAGCAAAGATGAAAAAGACCGCCAAACAGTCTTTGATTCATTACCAAAATTAGCAAAGTCACGTTGGATAATGGTAGGGCGCTTAGATATCAATACTACAGGTTTGTTGCTTTTTACTACAGATGGTGATTTAGCAAATAGATTGATGCATCCTTCTTATCAAATTGAGAGAGAGTATGCAGTGCGTGTATTTGGTCAACAACTATCTGATGAAACTATAAATAAACTTAAAGAGGGTATACAGCTAGAGGATGGTATGGCCAAGTTTAATAGTATAAAATTCTCAGGTGGCGAGGGTGCTAATCTTTGGTATTACGTGACGCTTTCTGAAGGACGTAATCGAGAAGTAAGAAGGATGTTTGAAGCAGTAGGTGTTACTGTTAGTCGACTAACGAGAATTAGATTTGGCGATATAATTCTGCCTAAATTTGTTTCACGTGGCAAAACATTAGAACTAAATCCATCAGAAGTTAATAGACTTAGAAAGTCTGTTAAATTAAAAGAGTATAGTTTCCCCAAGAAATTAGTTGAAAGGTTAGAGAAAAAATAA